GGACCGGGCGGTCATCCGCTGCCACGCGTGGCGGGTCAGCGCGGTCTTGGCGGGAGAGGGTTCCTGCCGGAAGGGAGCGTTGGAGGTTGGCTGTCGCATGAGTGCCTCCTGCATGGTTGAGGGTGGGCATGTCGTGTTCAGCCTGCACCCTCCACCTTGCAAGGATTGTGCTCAATAACCCTGCCAGTCCGTTGAAAAACTCCCAATTGCTGCGTCGCCGCAAAAAGTTCAAAGTCTCACGTATAAATAAATACGCTTCGGCCTTGCACTTTTTTTGCTCCTTGCACTTGGGATTTTTGAACGGACTGAGGATAAGGACTTATTCAACACTCAGCTACCCCGCGAAGGAGGCCAGCAGGGCGTTGAAGGTCCGGCTCGGGCGCATGGCCGTGTTGGCCAGGGCATCGTCCGGGCGAAAATAGCCCCCGATATCCACGGCTTGGCCCTGGGCCGCCAGGAGTTCCTCGGCGATCCGGGCTTCATGCTCCTTCAGTTGCGCGGCCAGCGGGACGAACACGGCTCCAAGGGCCGCGTCCTCTTGCTGCCGCGCGAGTTCCTCGGCCCAGTACAATGCGAGAAAAAAATGGCTGCCTCGCGTGTCAATCTCGCCGCATTTGCGGGAGGGGGACTTGTTGTCTTCCAGGAAACGACCGTTGGCCCGGTCCAGTGTGTCCGCCAAAATTTTGGCCCTGGGGTTGTGCGCCGTGATGCTCAGGTGTTCCAAGGTGGCGGCCAAGGCCAGAAACTCGCCCAATGAATCCCAGCGCAGATGGCCTTCCGTCAGGAACTGCTGGACATGCTTGGGCGCAGACCCCCCGGCCCCAGTCTCGAACAGGCCGCCGCCGTTGATCAGCGGCACGATGGAGAGCATTTTCGCGCTGGTGCCCACCTCCAGAATCGGGAACAAGTCCGTGAGGTAGTCCCGGAGCACGTTTCCGGTCACGGAAATGGTATTCTCTCCGGCCCGCATCCGTTGCACGCTGAACGTGGCGGCCCGGGTCGGGGCCATGATCCGGATATCCAGGCCGGAGGTGTCGTGCTCGGGGAGATAGTCCCGGACCTTGGCAATAAGTTCACGGTCGTGGGCGCGCCCTTCGTCCAGCCAGAAGACCGCGGGCCAGCCCGTGGCCCTGGCCCGGTTCACGGCCAGCTTGACCCAGTCGCGGATGGGAATGTCCCTGGTCTGGCTGGCCCGCCAGACATCTCCCTCTTCCACCTGCTGCTCCAGAAGCACCTGGCCGGAGGCGGCCACGATCCGGATCACGCCCTGGCCCGGAGCCAGGAACGTCTTGTCGTGGCTGCCGTACTCCTCGGCCTTCCGGGCCATCAGGCCGACGTTGGGTACCGTGCCCATGGTCGTGGGGTCATAGGCCCCATGCGCTTTGCAGTCGTCGATCACCGCCTGGTAGACCCCGGCGTAGCTGCTGTCCGGAATGACGAATTTGGTGTCGTGCAATGTGCCGTCCGGCCCCCACATCCGGCCCGAGGAGCGGATGGCCGCGGGCATGGAGGCGTCGATGATCACGTCGCTGGGCACGTGCAGATTGGTGATGCCCTTGTCCGAGTCCACCATGGCCAGCCGCGGCCCCTTGTTCAGGGCTTCCTGAATATCCGCCTCCACCACGCTCCGCTGGTCTGCCGGCAGGGTGGCCACCTTGGCCAGGAGATCGCCCAGGCCGTTGCCCGGAGCCACGCGCAGGTCCGCGAAGGTTGCGGCGTGTTTTGTGAAGACGTCCTGGAAAAAGACGGATACCACATGGCCGAAGATCACCGGGTCCGAGACCTTCATCATCGTGGCCTTCAGATGGACCGAGAACAGCAGATCCCGGTCCCGGGCGTCGGCGATCTGCTTTGCGATGAATTCCCGCAAGGCGGTACGGCGCATCACCGCGGCGTCCACGATGTCTCCGTCGGCCAGTGGTACGGCGGACTTCAACGTGATCGTCTCGCCACTGGGAGAAACGAATTCGATCCGGGCTTCTCCGGCTGTTTTCTCGGAAATGGTCGTTGATTTCTCGCTGGAGCGCAGATCTCCGTCCGACATGGCAGCCACATGGGATCGGGAGTCCCCGGACCACGCTCCCATGGAATGGGGATGCTTCCGGGCGTAATTCTTGACCGAATCCGGGGCCCGACGATCAGAGTTGCCTTCCCGCAGCACCGGATTCACCGCGCTGCCCTTGACCGCATCGTACCGCGCCTTGATCTCGGCCTCTTCACTGGTCTTCGGCTCTTCCGGATAGTCCGGCAGCGCATGGCCCTTGCCCTGCAATTCCTTGATCGCGGCCTTGAGCTGGGGGATCGAGGCGCTGATGTTCGGCAGCTTGATCACGATGGCCTCAGGCTCGCGCACAAGCTCCCCCAGTTCGGCCAGATCGTCGGGAATGCGCTGTTCGGGCGTCAGTCGCTCCGGGAACCTGGCCAGTATCCGCCCGGCCAAAGAAATGTCCCGGGTCGCGACATTGATTCCGGCCGCTCCGGAAAAAGATCGGACAATGGGCAGCAAAGACCGCGTGGCCAAGCCTGGTGCTTCATCAACGATGGTGTAGATGATCTGCGATGTTTTTGTGTGTTCCGTCATATTCCCTACTCCTGAAAAATGGATTCGTCGTGGCCCATGTCGGCAAAGCGAAAGGTCCGGATGTACATGACTGGGCGGCGGTTGGAAAGATGAGGACAACCCTGCTCCCCAACGCTTCCAACCACCTCGTGTATGCTCAACAAAAGCCACATTGCAAAAAATTGACTTCTTCTCAGACCACCAGCACCAATGGGTACACTCTTTTTTTTGCATCGATATCGAAATCGGCATCGATATCGAAACCACCCAAACTGCCAATACAATACTGATATCATTAAATTTTTTAGCAAAGCCTCCCCCCGCCCTGCATATGCACGGTTGACTTTGGCCTTTTAACGGACATATCCGCAAAATGACGAATGAAAACGTCTTCCTGGGCCGTCCACGGTAAACTCTTCCAAACTGTCGACCAACCCGGCTTCGAAGTTCGCCTGTGCAACCAAGGAGGCCCTCCCATGCGTCGATTTTTTGCGCACCGCGCCTACTCGCGGAATATCTCCGGCACCGGACCATGCATGCCCTTCCTTCAAACCTCTCCATGGCCACGCTCCAGGACGGCTTTCCGGATGATTTTCCTGATGACTTTCCGGACGTGGAGACACGTTGCCCATTGGCTTGTCGTGCTGGTGTTCTTCGCGTTGCCGGCCGGGGCTAATGAGCATGTCGGTGAGGCTCCGGATGACACCTTGCGGGTTATCGCGCATATTGCCGCGTCCTGGGTTGTCGGCAACTCCGTGGTCGAGCCCCTGGTGGGCGTGGACAATGAAAACCGGTTTGTGCCCCGCTTGGCGGAACGCTGGGAGATCACGGACATGCACATGGATCTGTATTTGCGACAAGGCGTGGTGTTTCACGACGGGACCCCCTTCGACAGCCATGCGGTCCGCCGAAACTGGGAGCGGTACGTGGAGACCGCGGCTCTGGTCGCCCCCTACTTCACCCTGGACCTGCGCAAGGCCGTCCAGGACGTGGAGCCGGTCAATGACTTCCTGGTCCGCATGCATTTCAAGCCCGACGGCTTCGTGGGCCAGATGCTGGTCTACCTGCGGGCGTTTTACATGTATTCCCCGAGTTTTTTCGCACACACCGCCGGGCGGTACCCCCCAGGCAACCAAGCCAATATCCTCCATGCCGGTCCCTGGGGAACCGGCCCATACATTCTCCGGAATGTTTCCTCCAACGGGGCCGTGAGCACCCTGGAACGCAATCCGGACTATTGGCGGCCGGGCTATCCCCGGACATCACATCTGCTCATCTACAGTCCCACGGCAGTGGACAGCCAATCCGCCTACCAGTGGTTGATCGACGGCAGAGCTGATCTCTTCGACGCCGGCACCCCCTCCATGCTGCCTTTGCTCAGAGATCACGCCCATCTCCATCGGGTTATCGCCCATCCAACCAGCCATCTGACCACCCTGTTCAACACCCGCAAACCCGGAACGCCGCTCCGTGACATCCGGGTACGGCAGGCCCTGAATTTCCTTGTGGACCGGCATACCCTGCTGCGCTACGTCTCCCGGGACACCGCTCGAATGGTCGCCTTCATCCTGCCATTGGACCAGGCCAAAGGTATTCAACCCTACCCCTTTGATCCACAAGCAGCCCAGGAACTGTTGCGCGCAGCCGGTTTCGGATCGGACAATCCGCTGTCCCTGGTCATCGGCTACTTCATGAGCGAGGAGAGGCTGGCCAGGGCCATCGCGGCCATGCTTCAGGCCGGCGGCGTGGAAGTGGAACTGGTGCGCTACGATACCCGGCAGGAGTACTATCAGCGGATCAAGAACTACACGCATGGCCCGGACAATCCCATCAAGGCGGAGCGGTGGGACCTGTCCATCGTGCAAAGCGGCCTGTACACCAACACGGTGGCCACCCATTTCGAGGCTTTTTTCAGCGAAGGGGGCAACCGATGGATCGAGATCGACCAGCAGGCGGATGAGTTGTTTCTGAGGGCCATGCGGGCCAGAACCCCGCAAGAAGTCCATGACGCCCTGGCAAAAATGGAAATCTACCTCCACGAACAGCATTACTCCATGCCGCTCTTCATCTGGCCCAGTATTTTCATCATGAACCAGCGCATCGCCCGGAACGCCTTTTCCGGCAGCGGCTATCTGCTCAACCTGGGGGAGATCGCCATTGCCCCCTAGTTTCGCGCCCATATCCAAATGGGGACTCAGCCGACGGATGCTTGGCTGGCTGATGCTCTTTTTTCTGCTTGCAGCGAGTGGGGGTGTGGCCTTCAACTACACCCTCGCCCGACAAAGCAGCGAACGGTTGGTGCAGGAGTATATCCAACAGCGGCGCATGGACCTCCAGTTCATGGCCAACCTGCCGACCATGTCAATGTTTGTCATGGATCTGCGACTGGGACTGCTTGAGGAGGCCGCGTTTTTTCGCCAGGAACTGGAGCGCACCTTGATGCGCTACCTGGAGCAGGCCTCCATGACGCCGCCCTATCGCCTGACACTGCTCTCCAAAGATGGCGAGGTGTTGTTGGATTTTCAGAATGGCCGCATCCCACCCGTTGATGCCCCGGATCAACCTCGATCACTCCCTTCGGATTTCTGGTCGCAAACCAATGAAGACCTTACCTTCCTTCCTTCATTGGAATTGGCGAGACCGTTTCACAGGAAGCCTGAGGGAACGCTGACGGATTTTTTTCTCTTGCTGGACTCCGTTCATCAGAACCCCATCGGTGCGCTGGTCTTTGAATACCAGGTTCCCCTTAACCAACTGCTTGCCTCTGAGGAACGCATCCTGCTTTTCAACATCGGATGGAGCATTCTCGGCCTGTCCGCCTTGTTCGGCATCTTTTCGCTGATTGTCGACCACCACATTCGGCCCCTGCGCCAGCTTACCGGCGCGGTGGGGGAAATGATCCAGGGACGGCTGGACATTCCTGTGCAGAAGGTGGGTTTTGGTGAAACCGGGATTCTGGCCGCTTCCTTCGAAACCCTCAGGCAGCGACTCTCGGAGTCCTTTGCGGAAATCCAGCTCCGCAATCAGGAACTGGCCGATTTGCTGCAGGAGCAACAACGTATCAGCTCCCAACTGCGTGAAAGCGCCTCCCGGTTCGACCAGCTCGCCGAACAGAGCAGATCCTTTGTCTGGGAGGTGGATGCGGACGGGCGATACACTCGAATCAGCACGGTTGTTCAGACGGTCACGGGGCATCGACCGGAAGAGTTGCTCGGCAGACATTTCACGGAAATCTGCCCGGAAACAGAACGAGCAGCGTACCTGGAGGCCTTCGCAACAACCATGAAACGTGGCTGCCAGCTTTCCCTGCCCCTCAAACAGATCATTGCCAAGGACGGATCAACAGCCTGGGTAAACAGCAAGGGGATGCCGCTTTGCGATGCAGCAGGGCGAATCTACGGGGCACATGGCGGGGACACGGACATCACAAAACGTGTCCAGGCCGAACAGGACAAGGAGCATCTGCAGTCCCAGCTCCTGCATGCCCAGAAGATGGAAGCCATTGGCACCATGGCCGGAGGTATTGCTCATGACTTCAACAATTTGTTGCAGGTCATGAATGGATATGCCCAGCTGCTTCTGGCCAAGAAAGGCCAAAACGATCCTGATCGCAAGGCCCTGGAGCAGATCAGCACCACCGGCCGCCGTGCCGCCACCCTGGTCAGCCAGCTCCTCACCTTCAGTCGAAAGCTGGAATCCCAGCGCATCCCCATGAATCTCAACCACGAAATCCGCGAGACGAAAAAGATGTGGGAGCAAAACCTGCCCCGGACGATCCAGGTGGAGACGAACCTTGACGAACCGAGCTGGTCCATCATTGCCGATCCAATCCAGATCCAGCAAATCCTCCTTAATCTGGTGCACAACGCGGTCGACGCGATGCCGGATGGCGGTGAACTCCGTATCTCCACGAAAAACATTCCGGGCAATGAGCTGCCCGCGGATGTGCACCGACAGGGCTACGCCGGCAACGCTGTGCGGCTTTGCGTGAGTGACACGGGGCACGGCATGGATCAAACAACCTTGGAGAGAATCTACGAACCCTTTTTCACCACCAAGGAAGTGGGCAAAGGGACGGGGCTTGGGTTAGCCTCGGCCTATGGCATCGTAACGAGTCATGACGGCTTCATCCAATGCAAGAGCGAGCCCGGCCGGGGTACGACCTTCCAGATCTTCCTCCCGGCGACGGAACAGAGCGAAAAGCGATCTTTCGGGGAAGAGGAAGACAAGCTTGTCGGAGGCACGGAAACCGTTCTGGTGGTGGATGACGAGCCGGAAATCCGGAATCTGACCCGAGAAGTACTGGAGTCTGGAGGGTATTCGGTGATCCATGCCGGTAGCGGAGAGGAAGCCCTGGACATCTTTCGAAAGCAGTCCGCGGCCATCGATTTGGTTGTCCTGGACTTGAGCATGCCCGGCATGGGCGGCCAGCGCTGCCTGCTGGCCTTACTGGCCCACAGTCCTCAGGCCAAGGTACTCATTGCCAGTGGATTCTCTGCTCAAGGCAATGCCTCGGAACTGCTTGCCCAGGGAGCGGCTGGATTTATCGGCAAACCATACCGCATGCAGGAACTCCTGGACACGGTACGCCGTATCCTGGAGCAAGAAACCTAAATTGCAAACCGAACCTCGCCCTCAGTCTGAAAAGCAGGTCACCCAGGCCATTTCCCCTTGGGGCGAGAGCAGGGCGGCGGGAAGCCGACTGTCCGGGTCATTCAGGGCCTGCTCAAAGGCTTGCTGTTTCTTGCTTCCAGTGACCAGGGCCACTGTGGAGTGGGCGTGGTTGAGCACGGGCAAGGTCAAGGTGATCCGCGGAATTTGCGGCTCCATGCCCGGCTCGGGTTCGTGCGTGACCCAGCGCGTGCGCTCGCCCAAAGCCGGCTTATTCGGAAAAAGAGAGGCCACATGGCCGTCCGGACCCATGCCCAGAAGAACGAGATCAAAGCGGGGAAAAAAGTCGGCGGGCTCGCTTTCCGCGGCGAACAGCTGACGCAAGGTCTGTTCATAATCCTTTGCCGCCTCTTTCGGTGAGGAACGGTCCGTGGGCATGGGCAGGATTTGCTCCTCGGGAATGGGCAGGCTGGACAGCAGCCATTTTCGAGCCAGGCCGAAATTGCTTTCCGGGTGGTCCGGCGGGACGAAGCGCTCGTCCACCCAGCAGACGACCACCCGCTCCCAGGGAATGTCTCGGAAAACACCCTGGGAATCCGAACGGAGCAGCTCGAAAAGTTTGATGGGTGAACGCCCACCGCTCAGGGCCAGGGTGATCCTGCGCGAACCGGGAACGTGCAGCGCTGCGGCGATGCGCTCGGCCGCATCAGCATAAGCCATGTCGACATCGATGAAATCGTGAACCATATCTCGAGAAATCATTGCTCCTCCTGACTGTCGAAAAGTCCTGTTCCACAGTCCGTTCAAAAGCTCCAAGTGCAAGAAGTAATCCGGCACTTACTAACGCGGGCCATGCCCGCAACCCAGTTATCAGTTGTCAGTTATCAGTTATCAGTTATTGGTTGTTGGTTATCAGGAAAACCAGTTAACAAATAACCAGTAACTGATGCCAATTTCTTGCTTTTTATGTCAGGGTCGCAGGAATAAGTTACTAAAGAATCTCGTAACGAAATACGAGAACGCGTCCTTGACAAAGGTAAGCACCGGAGCAGCGACGCAGCAATTGGGCGTTTTTCAGCGGACTGCTAAATCATGGCATTTTTGTTGGATGAGGCACAGCTCGGACAAAATTGAGGGCCGTGCGCCGAATGGTGCCTGGTGCATTGCCTGATTGCGTCATTTACCCGCTTTGCACGGGAGCAGCAACACGAAACGATTGAAAAACATTCGTCTTCCAGTTAGATGAAGCCATGCCTGTCCCGAGCATTCTCTTTCTGGCGCCCACCTCCGTGGTCACCCCGCTTTTTCAGCCCATCAAACGCTCCGGCCTGGATGTTGGCATGGCGGAGACCATCCCCGGAGCGTTGAAGTTCATCCAGCGCCAACAGCCGATCCTGGTTTTTTGCCGGGATCGATTGACCGGCTTTCAGGCCGAGGATCTGCTCCGAGCCATGCAGCAATCCGGGGAAACCATGCCCCCGGTGATCATCTTCACGGACAACGGTTCAACAGAGGACGCCAAACGTTTCCTGGAACTGGGCGCCAAGGACTATTGGCTGGAACCGCTGCTCTGGGAAAAGGTCCGAGCCCTGGTCACGACGCCGATCGAGGCCAAGCCCAGAGAGATTCCGCGACCCACAGTCAGCGAGGTTCGGGATGAGCCTGAAAACGCCATCATCGGCGGGCACCCCACCATGCGCCGGGCTCTGGCCCTGGCCCGGCAAGTGGCCCGCTCCAAGGCGACGATCCTGATTTCCGG
This is a stretch of genomic DNA from Desulfonatronum thioautotrophicum. It encodes these proteins:
- a CDS encoding hybrid sensor histidine kinase/response regulator; the protein is MPPSFAPISKWGLSRRMLGWLMLFFLLAASGGVAFNYTLARQSSERLVQEYIQQRRMDLQFMANLPTMSMFVMDLRLGLLEEAAFFRQELERTLMRYLEQASMTPPYRLTLLSKDGEVLLDFQNGRIPPVDAPDQPRSLPSDFWSQTNEDLTFLPSLELARPFHRKPEGTLTDFFLLLDSVHQNPIGALVFEYQVPLNQLLASEERILLFNIGWSILGLSALFGIFSLIVDHHIRPLRQLTGAVGEMIQGRLDIPVQKVGFGETGILAASFETLRQRLSESFAEIQLRNQELADLLQEQQRISSQLRESASRFDQLAEQSRSFVWEVDADGRYTRISTVVQTVTGHRPEELLGRHFTEICPETERAAYLEAFATTMKRGCQLSLPLKQIIAKDGSTAWVNSKGMPLCDAAGRIYGAHGGDTDITKRVQAEQDKEHLQSQLLHAQKMEAIGTMAGGIAHDFNNLLQVMNGYAQLLLAKKGQNDPDRKALEQISTTGRRAATLVSQLLTFSRKLESQRIPMNLNHEIRETKKMWEQNLPRTIQVETNLDEPSWSIIADPIQIQQILLNLVHNAVDAMPDGGELRISTKNIPGNELPADVHRQGYAGNAVRLCVSDTGHGMDQTTLERIYEPFFTTKEVGKGTGLGLASAYGIVTSHDGFIQCKSEPGRGTTFQIFLPATEQSEKRSFGEEEDKLVGGTETVLVVDDEPEIRNLTREVLESGGYSVIHAGSGEEALDIFRKQSAAIDLVVLDLSMPGMGGQRCLLALLAHSPQAKVLIASGFSAQGNASELLAQGAAGFIGKPYRMQELLDTVRRILEQET
- a CDS encoding NADP-dependent isocitrate dehydrogenase, with the translated sequence MTEHTKTSQIIYTIVDEAPGLATRSLLPIVRSFSGAAGINVATRDISLAGRILARFPERLTPEQRIPDDLAELGELVREPEAIVIKLPNISASIPQLKAAIKELQGKGHALPDYPEEPKTSEEAEIKARYDAVKGSAVNPVLREGNSDRRAPDSVKNYARKHPHSMGAWSGDSRSHVAAMSDGDLRSSEKSTTISEKTAGEARIEFVSPSGETITLKSAVPLADGDIVDAAVMRRTALREFIAKQIADARDRDLLFSVHLKATMMKVSDPVIFGHVVSVFFQDVFTKHAATFADLRVAPGNGLGDLLAKVATLPADQRSVVEADIQEALNKGPRLAMVDSDKGITNLHVPSDVIIDASMPAAIRSSGRMWGPDGTLHDTKFVIPDSSYAGVYQAVIDDCKAHGAYDPTTMGTVPNVGLMARKAEEYGSHDKTFLAPGQGVIRIVAASGQVLLEQQVEEGDVWRASQTRDIPIRDWVKLAVNRARATGWPAVFWLDEGRAHDRELIAKVRDYLPEHDTSGLDIRIMAPTRAATFSVQRMRAGENTISVTGNVLRDYLTDLFPILEVGTSAKMLSIVPLINGGGLFETGAGGSAPKHVQQFLTEGHLRWDSLGEFLALAATLEHLSITAHNPRAKILADTLDRANGRFLEDNKSPSRKCGEIDTRGSHFFLALYWAEELARQQEDAALGAVFVPLAAQLKEHEARIAEELLAAQGQAVDIGGYFRPDDALANTAMRPSRTFNALLASFAG
- the pgl gene encoding 6-phosphogluconolactonase; translated protein: MISRDMVHDFIDVDMAYADAAERIAAALHVPGSRRITLALSGGRSPIKLFELLRSDSQGVFRDIPWERVVVCWVDERFVPPDHPESNFGLARKWLLSSLPIPEEQILPMPTDRSSPKEAAKDYEQTLRQLFAAESEPADFFPRFDLVLLGMGPDGHVASLFPNKPALGERTRWVTHEPEPGMEPQIPRITLTLPVLNHAHSTVALVTGSKKQQAFEQALNDPDSRLPAALLSPQGEMAWVTCFSD
- a CDS encoding ABC transporter substrate-binding protein codes for the protein MRRFFAHRAYSRNISGTGPCMPFLQTSPWPRSRTAFRMIFLMTFRTWRHVAHWLVVLVFFALPAGANEHVGEAPDDTLRVIAHIAASWVVGNSVVEPLVGVDNENRFVPRLAERWEITDMHMDLYLRQGVVFHDGTPFDSHAVRRNWERYVETAALVAPYFTLDLRKAVQDVEPVNDFLVRMHFKPDGFVGQMLVYLRAFYMYSPSFFAHTAGRYPPGNQANILHAGPWGTGPYILRNVSSNGAVSTLERNPDYWRPGYPRTSHLLIYSPTAVDSQSAYQWLIDGRADLFDAGTPSMLPLLRDHAHLHRVIAHPTSHLTTLFNTRKPGTPLRDIRVRQALNFLVDRHTLLRYVSRDTARMVAFILPLDQAKGIQPYPFDPQAAQELLRAAGFGSDNPLSLVIGYFMSEERLARAIAAMLQAGGVEVELVRYDTRQEYYQRIKNYTHGPDNPIKAERWDLSIVQSGLYTNTVATHFEAFFSEGGNRWIEIDQQADELFLRAMRARTPQEVHDALAKMEIYLHEQHYSMPLFIWPSIFIMNQRIARNAFSGSGYLLNLGEIAIAP